Proteins from a single region of Pseudalkalibacillus hwajinpoensis:
- a CDS encoding small, acid-soluble spore protein, alpha/beta type — protein sequence MARRKGIMSDQLKEEIAKELGFYDTVQKEGWGGIKARDAGNIVKRAIQLAEEQLANQPKH from the coding sequence ATGGCAAGACGTAAAGGGATTATGTCTGATCAATTGAAAGAAGAAATTGCGAAAGAGCTTGGTTTTTATGATACGGTTCAGAAAGAAGGTTGGGGAGGAATAAAAGCTCGCGATGCAGGTAACATCGTGAAGCGTGCTATTCAACTAGCTGAGGAGCAACTTGCAAACCAACCAAAACACTGA
- the yabG gene encoding sporulation peptidase YabG has protein sequence MTMKEGDIVARRSYGCDLIFRVTRMNESSKSAELVGEDMRLIADAPFDDLVVIDSNEHKMRREQSKEKEDYSFRLFRQDYQLLRMKREYSATSHFKKETSFFELPGKILHIDGDPLYLSKCLEMYKRLGVPVYGLYMKESEIPENIIKLVNNVRPDILVITGHDAYTKHKGEKKDLQSYRNSRYFVRAVKEVRSVFPNLDHLVIFAGACQSHFESLIRAGANFASSPARINIHMLDPVFIVSKIALTSFTDHVNVWDALRNTLTGEDGLGGVETRGILRTGMPMKDQEDYSE, from the coding sequence ATGACGATGAAAGAAGGAGATATCGTTGCCAGGCGTTCATATGGCTGTGACTTAATCTTTCGAGTAACAAGGATGAATGAGTCAAGTAAGTCAGCGGAGCTCGTGGGCGAGGATATGAGGCTAATCGCAGATGCCCCGTTTGACGACCTGGTGGTAATTGACTCCAATGAACACAAAATGAGACGGGAGCAGTCCAAAGAGAAAGAAGACTATTCCTTTCGTTTGTTTCGACAAGACTATCAACTGTTGCGAATGAAGCGAGAATATTCGGCAACTAGTCATTTTAAGAAAGAAACAAGTTTTTTTGAACTCCCGGGGAAAATTCTTCATATTGACGGGGATCCACTATACCTTAGTAAATGCTTGGAAATGTATAAGCGTCTTGGCGTTCCGGTTTATGGGCTATATATGAAGGAAAGCGAAATACCGGAGAATATTATCAAATTAGTTAACAATGTTAGACCAGATATTTTGGTTATCACAGGGCATGATGCGTATACAAAACATAAAGGCGAGAAAAAGGATCTTCAATCGTACCGAAATTCACGGTACTTTGTTCGAGCTGTAAAAGAAGTGAGAAGTGTTTTTCCGAATCTTGATCACCTTGTTATTTTTGCTGGAGCGTGTCAGTCTCATTTTGAGTCACTCATTCGTGCAGGGGCTAATTTTGCAAGCTCTCCAGCTCGAATCAACATTCACATGCTTGATCCAGTTTTTATCGTATCCAAAATTGCACTCACATCTTTTACTGATCACGTTAATGTTTGGGACGCTCTTAGAAACACGTTGACTGGTGAAGATGGACTTGGTGGAGTAGAAACAAGAGGAATTCTACGCACAGGTATGCCTATGAAGGACCAGGAGGATTATTCAGAGTGA
- the rsmA gene encoding 16S rRNA (adenine(1518)-N(6)/adenine(1519)-N(6))-dimethyltransferase RsmA: MNKEISTPFRTKEILSKHGFTFKKSLGQNFLIDSNVLTKIVDQAKLSPNSGAIEIGPGIGALTEKLAKQAKKVVAFEIDQRLLPILEDTLSPYPHVHIRHSDVLEADVRQVIEEEFEEGQDLMVVANLPYYVTTPILMKLLEEKLPVRGIVVMIQKEVAERIAAKPGSKEYGSLSLAVQYHAVAKTALTVPKTVFVPKPNVDSSVLHLELRQEPPVDLLNEAYFFEVIRASFGQRRKTLLNNLQNNLLSKEQKPMIEEVLQETGIDGTRRGETLSMEEFAALSNAFYSRTNETKKTP; encoded by the coding sequence ATGAATAAAGAAATATCAACCCCTTTTAGAACAAAAGAAATTTTATCTAAACATGGTTTTACTTTTAAGAAAAGTCTTGGACAGAACTTTTTAATTGATTCGAATGTCCTAACAAAAATTGTAGACCAGGCTAAGTTATCACCGAATTCTGGCGCTATCGAGATTGGGCCTGGTATTGGAGCCTTAACAGAGAAACTAGCAAAACAAGCTAAAAAGGTCGTGGCATTTGAGATTGATCAGCGTCTGCTCCCTATTCTAGAAGACACTCTTTCTCCTTATCCACACGTTCACATACGTCATAGTGATGTGTTAGAAGCGGATGTTCGTCAAGTGATTGAAGAAGAGTTTGAAGAGGGTCAGGATTTGATGGTAGTAGCGAATCTTCCTTACTATGTGACGACGCCTATTCTCATGAAGTTATTGGAAGAAAAATTACCAGTACGTGGGATCGTTGTCATGATTCAAAAAGAAGTAGCAGAGCGTATTGCTGCAAAGCCTGGTTCTAAGGAATACGGCTCATTATCACTTGCAGTGCAATACCATGCAGTGGCTAAAACGGCTCTCACAGTACCAAAAACCGTTTTTGTACCAAAGCCCAATGTAGATTCATCCGTTCTTCACTTGGAGCTGCGTCAGGAGCCTCCTGTCGATCTTTTGAATGAAGCCTATTTCTTTGAAGTGATTCGAGCAAGCTTCGGTCAACGTAGAAAGACCTTATTGAACAATTTGCAAAATAATCTTTTAAGTAAAGAGCAAAAGCCAATGATTGAGGAAGTATTACAAGAGACAGGGATTGATGGAACACGTCGGGGCGAAACGCTCTCAATGGAAGAATTCGCGGCGTTGAGTAATGCTTTTTATAGCAGAACAAATGAAACTAAAAAAACACCTTGA
- the veg gene encoding biofilm formation stimulator Veg, with amino-acid sequence MAKTIIEIKQTLQSQVGKRLTLKANGGRRKTIQRSGILEETYPAVFIVKLDQDTNAFERVSYSYTDILTDTVQITFNEEQAAVSG; translated from the coding sequence ATGGCAAAAACGATTATTGAGATCAAACAAACGTTACAATCTCAGGTTGGCAAACGGTTGACCTTAAAGGCAAACGGAGGTCGCAGAAAGACAATTCAACGTTCAGGCATCCTTGAAGAAACCTACCCGGCAGTGTTCATTGTTAAGCTGGATCAGGACACGAACGCATTTGAGCGTGTGTCATACAGCTACACAGATATTCTAACAGATACAGTACAAATTACATTTAATGAAGAACAAGCGGCAGTAAGCGGTTAA